One region of Drosophila subobscura isolate 14011-0131.10 chromosome J, UCBerk_Dsub_1.0, whole genome shotgun sequence genomic DNA includes:
- the LOC117894980 gene encoding G patch domain-containing protein 1 homolog, with translation MDDVESLHRFGTPLPTLEKDVVPAKKPLAIEDQIVKDENGKRRFHGAFTGGFSAGFWNTVGSLEGWTPQTFKSSRAEKATPRMQQRPEDFMDKEDLGEFGIAPQGIRTREEFSKESEEEQRTGQRKRKLMQPEQVGPIPGVPVLEHLLRPVRDKVAMRILKSMGWKPGQGVGPRQTKKEKRQASARNKREQYLLEHYGAEGLPSLEQQQIAAVEEGGGDDDDDDEEDEDITFAPDDYEPIFYTPKENRFGMSYSGLSRDPILSKSSSAHPAAPMQHINLFGQLETQPKQKQLSIRGQAFGVGAFEEEDDDIYARDDMTRYDFSLADKKPKQKKIQHVQQRHVIDGFSEDKSGAALQKPYAIDLPRDFKPRNWLQRRTRFEPMDRERTKKLEARNEYKRTGLGRHDLNPDQRAQLLGEQKSQKKDQQPEQPPSRNPFKDRNKLLDLINAKSEGFTKGGLIVDEVLPQAEAAAETQTTATAMAKQVKEANATIQEKAVLKTKDLASAAPSGGFKPFLADEAKQLRYDKFLEAQLKTDAEITEFLANMQPVTLSMWDREMEKKEFIQAAKIYRPLNGLMYDRFVSEATVQAEQIKEQQKPPEERKVVMERTKAMWKPASLLCKRYNIAEPFGGSMLEPPKELKGRPKISIFDYLETSINSKADFQTPTIRPKHMEKPKPAVLVPPPLAPLPPPDAVAPEPEKEKPAQKKGEEPTTVKPSFVPRTPLEQAVDESREKPISEKKDLFRSIFEDSDEEEPVPVATPAITSLSTPQEKLAAINEALGLPSTSGASASSLNVLRNNSPPRGIFAALFKPIEELKPKEEPAPPKFAPIEGNQLKIAYKSREERLRNDKELAMAQVPVEDIYGPKLPEKGAPAKTQAPETDHVEVGIEAKLQHLWQKHAPKKRTAEKWVEKKALSTDDSDSDSSSDTSSSCSASSPAKAKRTKVSKSKKSSHRSASSKKSKKSEKKSKKKSKSKKSSDRSKPKAKKKKSKH, from the exons atggatGATGTAGAATCGCTGCACCGCTTCGGCACACCGCTGCCGACGCTGGAGAAGG ACGTTGTGCCGGCCAAGAAACCGCTGGCCATCGAGGACCAAATCGTAAAGGATGAGAATGGAAAGCGGCGATTCCATGGCGCGTTCACGGGCGGCTTCAGTGCCGGATTCTGGAACACTGTGGGCTCCCTGGAGGGCTGGACGCCGCAGACTTTCAAGAGTTCGCGGGCGGAGAAAGCCACGCCGAGGATGCAACAGCGGCCCGAGGATTTCATGGACAAGGAGGATCTGGGGGAGTTCGGCATTGCGCCACAGGGCATACGCACTCGCGAGGAGTTCTCCAaggagagcgaggaggagcagcgcacGGGCCAGCGCAAGAGGAAGCTAATGCAGCCCGAGCAAGTGGGTCCCATTCCGGGTGTGCCCGTGCTGGAGCATCTGCTACGTCCAGTGCGGGACAAGGTGGCCATGAGGATACTCAAGAGCATGGGCTGGAAGCCTGGCCAGGGCGTGGGTCCACGCCAGAccaagaaggagaagcgtCAGGCCAGCGCCAGAAACAAGCGGGAGCAATATCTCCTCGAGCACTACGGAGCTGAGGGATTGCCCAGcctggaacagcagcagatcgCAGCTGTCGAGGAAGGCGgcggcgatgatgatgatgacgatgaggaggatgaggacATCACGTTTGCCCCCGATGACTATGAGCCCATCTTCTACACGCCCAAGGAGAATCGCTTTGGCATGAGCTACTCCGGCCTCAGTCGGGATCCCATTCTGTCCAAGTCCTCCTCCGCCCATCCAGCAGCTCCCATGCAGCACATCAATCTGTTTGGCCAGCTGGAGACGCAGcccaagcagaagcagctctCCATACGTGGCCAGGCCTTTGGGGTGGGCGCCTTTGAAGAGGAGGACGACGACATCTACGCCCGCGACGACATGACCCGCTACGATTTCTCCCTGGCGGACAAGAAGCCCAAGCAGAAGAAGATCCAGCACGTGCAGCAGCGCCACGTCATCGATGGCTTCAGCGAGGACAAGTCCGGAGCAGCCCTGCAAAAACCCTACGCCATAGATCTCCCGCGAGACTTTAAGCCCAGGAACTGGCTGCAGCGTCGCACTCGCTTTGAGCCCATGGACAGGGAGCGCACCAAGAAGCTGGAGGCGAGGAACGAGTACAAAAGGACAGGCCTAGGAAGGCACGACCTCAATCCGGACCAGCGGGCCCAGCTGCTGGGGGAGCAGAAGAGCCAGAAGAAAGatcagcagccagagcagccgcCCAGCCGCAATCCCTTCAAGGACCGCAACAAACTGTTGGATCTAATAAACGCCAAGTCCGAGGGCTTCACCAAGGGTGGACTGATAGTCGACGAGGTGCTTCCCCaagcggaggcagcggcagagacacagacgaCAGCCACAGCAATGGCCAAGCAGGTGAAGGAAGCAAATGCAACGATCCAGGAGAAGGCTGTACTCAAGACCAAGGATTTGG CCTCCGCTGCTCCATCTGGTGGCTTCAAGCCCTTCCTGGCGGACGAGGCCAAGCAGCTGCGGTACGATAAATTTTTGGAGGCACAACTCAAGACAGATGCGGAGATAACAGAGTTCCTGGCCAACATGCAGCCGGTGACGCTGTCCATGTGGGATCGAGAGATGGAGAAGAAGGAATTCATTCAGGCAGCCAAGATCTATCGACCGCTGAACGGACTCATGTACGACAGGTTCGTGTCGGAGGCCACCGTCCAGGCGGAACAGatcaaggagcagcagaagccgccCGAGGAGCGAAAGGTCGTCATGGAGCGGACCAAGGCCATGTGGAAACCCGCCTCGCTGCTCTGCAAGCGCTACAACATTGCCGAACCATTCGGAGGATCCATGCTGGAGCCGCCAAAGGAGCTCAAAGGAAGGCCCAAGATATCAATATTCGATTACCTGGAGACCTCCATCAATAGCAAGGCCGATTTTCAGACTCCAACCATCAGACCCAAGCACATGGAGAAGCCCAAGCCAGCTGTACTTGTTCCGCCTCCTTTAGCTCCACTACCGCCTCCAGATGCTGTGGCGCCAGAGCCGGAGAAGGAGAAACCTGCCCAGAAGAAGGGCGAGGAGCCCACAACAGTCAAGCCAAGTTTTGTGCCTAGAACTCCCTTGGAGCAGGCGGTGGACGAGTCCCGCGAGAAGCCCATATCGGAGAAGAAGGATCTGTTTAGAAGCATCTTCGAGGACAGCGACGAAGAGGAGCCCGTGCCGGTGGCTACTCCTGCGATAACATCTTTGTCGACGCCGCAGGAAAAACTGGCAGCAATTAATGAAGCTTTGGGTCTGCCCTCCACTTCAGGTGCCTCTGCGTCATCCCTGAATGTGCTGAGAAATAATTCACCGCCGCGCGGGATCTTTGCGGCACTCTTCAAGCCGATTGAGGAACTGAAACCCAAAGAGGAACCGGCGCCTCCTAAGTTCGCGCCCATCGAGGGGAACCAACTGAAGATAGCCTACAAGTCGCGCGAGGAGCGGCTGAGGAACGACAAGGAGCTGGCCATGGCTCAAGTGCCAGTCGAGGATATCTACGGACCCAAGCTGCCGGAGAAAGGAGCGCCAGCTAAGACCCAAGCTCCGGAGACGGACCATGTTGAAGTTGGCATCGAGGCGAAGCTTCAGCACCTCTGGCAGAAGCACGCGCCCAAGAAGCGCACGGCCGAGAAGTGGGTGGAGAAGAAGGCCCTCTCCACGGACGATAGTGATAGCGATAGTTCTAGTGACACATCCAGTTcctgctccgcctcctccCCTGCCAAGGCCAAGAGAACTAAAGTCAGCAAATCGAAAAAGAGCTCCCATCGAAGTGCCAGCTCGAAAAAGTCTAAGAAATCCGAAAAGAAATCGAAGAAAAAATCTAAGTCAAAGAAGAGCAGCGACAGATCAAAGCcgaaagcaaaaaagaaaaagagcaaacattga
- the LOC117893462 gene encoding dynactin subunit 1 produces MSEKNLKVGARVELTGKDLFGTVAYVGMTSFAVGKWVGVVLDEPKGKNSGSIKGQQYFQCDENCGMFVRPTQLRVVAPAPGDSGGKRSSEDVSGVTPTAQPTKARLSSSRTSLSSSRQSLVGSRTQLTASLSERTGSSSSIAAARKSLAPQNSKDRESSSASLAEAAAGGNGSHASSKRASFVETGFLEILKPQFTPSQPMRSPSFTTLPNPGVASTSEDKAALLESQKTSAELQTQLADLTEKLETLKQRRNEDKERMREFDKMKIQFEQLQEFRTKIMAAQASLQKELQRAKQETKDAIEAKEQHAQEMAELSDSVEMITLDKEMAEEKADTLQLELESSKERIEELQVDLDLLRSEMQNKAENTIGNIAADGSTGGGLSTYEFKQLEQQNIRLKDTLVRLRDLSAHDKHDIQKLSKELEMKRSEVAELERTKEKLSAKIDELEATVADLQEQVDAALGAEEMVEQLAEKKMELEDKVKLLEEEISQLEALEEVHEQLVESNHELELDLREELDLANAAKKDVLRERDAAIETIYDRDQTITKFRELVQKLNEQLTELRERTSSNEDKSLQDPSLKLATETIDYKQMFAESKAYTRAIDVQLRQIELSQANEHVHMLTAFMPESFMNRGGDHDSILVILLISRIVFKCGIVVSQTRERFPAVEAVTREAVTQGHAVQQYTFKCRLMHYIHNLQCALHQILYGLNSCQPDTLLRAGSSLPEMVAQEKIVDGIIELLKSNQLDENSTTDNIEKCVAFFNAMNSVLLAGEQLLNEIQMIRDCVASLGAACESILNDTAIAKVIIQEAGATSDSMLLIQYLNEQMESIRQQVKLIKRRLPSDQHVIKCGLSQHKVDAMRALAQNISRIMSAMHLATRQSLAAIVANIESDNAAEHTLPQDKYWSLLSAACERIYEQDDRGPTHNFKALLAQANTDLQHIAQHLLDKEYEIMTAANTSTSTSGSGQQRPTAAQSTPIIQRAQLIKKQLEQKNVLSATLENREADIKQLKLAAKMKQNELSEMQIRKDLAEKKLSVLQNEYEHAVDKWKQQYEETRQQLSLKEKEFEETMDHLQSDIDALESEKSDLRDKLKLNTSTGKNQSSDSHSQHSLSTAASAGPGSTNVSYTTPAGTAPAVAEEVQLLKCAFTNERNERLRLQAQDMRAKLSQFEPIHVPQPQDQRINALDSELTRMKHAWVLSLLQVRSNDAVSAGSINTVALQRRHQPLPPKGEISSKASQLASDILTEYLQRKPHRAARGQFASFPTVDVKQVLQI; encoded by the exons ATGTCGGAGAAGAACCTCAAGGTGGGCGCCCGGGTCGAACTGACCGGCAAGGATCTGTTCGGCACGGTGGCCTACGTTGGCATGACCAGCTTTGCCGTCGGCAAGTGGGTTGGAGTCGTGCTGGACGAGCCGAAGGGCAAGAACAGCGGCTCCATCAAGGGCCAGCAGTACTTCCAGTGCGACGAGAACTGCGGCATGTTCGTGCGGCCCACGCAGCTGCGTGTGGTGGCCCCAGCGCCCGGGGACTCGGGCGGCAAGCGCAGCTCTGAGGATGTCAGCGGGGTGACGCCCACGGCCCAACCCACAAAGGCACGGCTGAGCAGCTCACGCACCTCACTCTCATCCAGTCGGCAATCATTGGTAGGCTCACGCACCCAACTCACCGCGTCCCTCAGCGAGCGGACAggctcgagcagcagcattgcaGCAGCCCGCAAGTCCCTGGCCCCGCAGAACAGCAAGGACAGGGAATCGTCCAGCGCTTCCCtggcggaggcagcggcaggtggAAACGGCTCGCATGCCTCCTCCAAGCGGGCCTCGTTCGTGGAGACGGGCTTCCTGGAGATCCTGAAGCCGCAGTTTACGCCCTCCCAGCCGATGCGTTCGCCCTCGTTCACGACGCTGCCCAACCCGGGCGTCGCATCGACGTCGGAGGACAAAGCCGCGCTGCTGGAGTCGCAGAAGACGAGTGCGGAGCTGCAGACGCAGCTGGCCGATCTCACGGAGAAGCTGGAGACGCTCAAGCAGCGCCGCAACGAGGACAAGGAGCGAATGCGCGAGTTCGACAAGATGAAGATCCAgttcgagcagctgcaggagttCCGCACCAAGATCATGGCCGCCCAGGCCTCgctgcagaaggagctgcagcgcgCCAAGCAGGAGACCAAGGACGCCATCgaggccaaggagcagcatgCCCAGGAAATGGCCGAGCTCTCCGACAGCGTCGAGATGATCACCCTGGACAAGGAAATGGCAGAGGAGAAGGCAGACACTCTCCAGCTCGAGCTGGAGTCCTCCAAAGAGCGcatcgaggagctgcaggtggATCTCGATCTGCTCCGCTCCGAGATGCAGAACAAGGCAGAGAACACCATCGGTAACATTGCCGCCGATGGCTCCACCGGCGGTGGCCTCTCCACCTACGAGttcaagcagctggagcagcagaacaTTCGCCTCAAGGATACGCTGGTGCGCCTGAGGGATCTCTCGGCACACGACAAGCACGACATACAGAAGCTCAgcaaggagctggagatgaAGCGCTCGGAGGTGGCCGAGCTGGAGCGCACCAAGGAGAAGCTGAGCGCAAAGATCGATGAACTGGAGGCCACAGTCGCCGACTTGCAG GAACAAGTCGATGCTGCACTTGGAGCCGAGGAGATGGTGGAACAGCTGGCggaaaagaaaatggaacTGGAGGATAAAgtgaagctgctggaggaggagatcAGCCAACTGGAGGCCCTGGAGGAGGTGCACGAGCAGCTGGTGGAGAGCAACcatgagctggagctggatctgCGCGAGGAGCTGGACCTGGCCAATGCCGCCAAGAAGGATGTGCTCCGGGAGCGGGATGCGGCCATCGAGACCATCTACGATCGCGATCAGACCATCACCAAGTTCCGGGAGCTCGTCCAGAAGCTGAACGAACAGCTGACGGAGCTGCGCGAGCGAACGTCCAGCAATGAGGACAAGTCGCTGCAGGATCCCAGCCTCAAGCTGGCCACCGAGACCATCGACTACAAGCAAATGTTCGCCGAATCGAAGGCCTACACGCGGGCCATCGATGTCCAGCTGCGGCAGATCGAGCTCAGTCAGGCCAACGAGCATGTCCACATGCTGACGGCCTTCATGCCCGAATCGTTCATGAATCGCGGCGGCGACCACGACTCCATTCTGGTCATCCTGCTCATCTCCCGGATCGTGTTCAAGTGCGGCATTGTGGTGTCGCAGACGCGGGAGCGTTTCCCCGCCGTGGAGGCCGTCACGCGGGAGGCTGTCACCCAGGGCCATGCCGTGCAGCAGTACACCTTCAAGTGCCGCCTGATGCACTACATCCACAATCTGCAGTGCGCCCTGCACCAGATCCTGTACGGACTGAACAGCTGCCAGCCGGACACGCTGCTGCGGGCGGGCAGCTCGCTGCCGGAGATGGTGGCGCAGGAGAAGATCGTGGACGGGATTATCGAGCTGCTCAAGTCCAACCAGCTGGACGAGAACAGCACCACGGACAACATCGAGAAGTGTGTGGCGTTCTTCAATGCCATGAACTCGGTGCTGCTGGCCGGCGAGCAGCTGCTCAACGAGATCCAGATGATCCGCGACTGCGTGGCCTCGCTGGGCGCCGCCTGCGAGAGCATCCTCAATGACACGGCCATTGCCAAGGTGATCATCCAGGAGGCGGGCGCCACCAGCGACTCGATGCTGTTGATTCAGTACCTCAACGAGCAGATGGAGAGCATCAGGCAGCAGGTGAAGCTGATCAAGCGACGACTGCCCAGCGACCAGCACGTGATCAAGTGCGGCCTCTCCCAGCACAAGGTGGACGCGATGCGCGCCCTCGCCCAGAACATCAGCCGCATCATGTCAGCCATGCACCTGGCCACCCGCCAGTCCCTGGCCGCCATTGTGGCCAACATTGAGAGCGACAATGCCGCGGAGCATACGCTGCCGCAGGACAAGTACTGGTCCCTCCTGTCCGCTGCCTGCGAGCGCATCTACGAGCAGGATGATCGCGGACCCACGCACAACTTCAAGGCGCTGCTGGCGCAGGCCAACACGGATCTGCAGCACATTGCCCAGCATCTGCTGGACAAGGAGTACGAAATCATGACGGCagccaacaccagcaccagcacaagcGGCAGCGGACAGCAGCGTCCCACTGCGGCCCAGAGCACGCCCATCATCCAGAGAGCGCAGCTCATTAAGAAGCAGCTCGAGCAGAAGAACGTGCTGTCCGCCACATTGGAGAACCGCGAGGCGGACAtcaagcagctgaagctggccGCCAAGATGAAGCAGAACGAGCTCAGCGAGATGCAGATACGCAAGGATCTGGCCGAGAAGAAGCTGAGCGTGCTGCAGAACGAGTACGAGCACGCGGTGGACAAGTGGAAGCAGCAGTACGAGGAGACGCGCCAGCAGCTCTCGCTGAAGGAGAAGGAGTTCGAGGAGACCATGGACCATCTGCAGAGCGACATCGATGCCCTGGAGAGCGAGAAGAGCGACCTGCGGGACAAGCTCAAGCTGAACACCAGCACCGGCAAGAATCAATCCTCCGACTCGCATTCCCAGCACTCTCTGTCCACAGCCGCCTCCGCCGGCCCGGGCAGCACAAATGTCAGCTACACCACACCCGCGGGCACCGCTCCAGCCGTGGCCGAGGAGGTGCAGCTGCTCAAGTGCGCCTTCACCAACGAGCGCAACGAGCGATTGCGCCTGCAAGCGCAGGATATGCGTGCGAAGCTCTCACAGTTTGAGCCCATCCATGTGCCGCAGCCACAGGACCAGCGCATCAATGCCCTGGACTCGGAGCTGACGAGGATGAAGCACGCCTGggtgctgtcgctgctgcaggtgcGCTCCAATGATGCCGTCTCCGCTGGCAGCATCAACACGGTGGCCCTGCAGCGTCGCcaccagccgctgccgcccaaGGGCGAGATCAGCTCGAAGGCCTCCCAGCTGGCCTCCGACATCCTCACGGAGTACCTGCAGAGGAAGCCCCATCGGGCAGCGCGTGGCCAGTTTGCGTCCTTTCCCACCGTCGATGTGAAGCAAGTTCTCCAGATTTGA